A single Drechmeria coniospora strain ARSEF 6962 chromosome 03, whole genome shotgun sequence DNA region contains:
- a CDS encoding Bud-site selection protein, BUD22 yields the protein MPKRKRAAEPTLHSVLEKHQDEIFRALKAAKGFERQRLSKRLREDGASGDKKERLEREITVLKVSFIRTFPSLHEIPPTADNRLQSLDLHQTARAHLFSSLLKIKTIAASDNLPDQLRAGVSKPQLPEEERASLHNVTSGLYNRDSIKQAVDRAIADVCGALHLPVPERSKRLRKDKRTEKEGQPSDRIQSQTVEQAIPESVEEIAAEDVTDFEGFESALDDESDVDDLPSKGKSAQEPDFSQFDGLLGSSEDEEEFDAATLARFKGKETVDLDDISLSGSASDVDSEMESDGELGTESDGESDRESRSVSPSLSPPPKRRKDDSKSSAASKTRPATGSTFLPSLMGGYISGSESASDLEDTKPKKRRGQRARQAIWEKKFGASAKHLQNQSQKGGRDAGWDMRRGAMGADDHESNTPWKKGVRNPLARAGRVGRPERQDEVTKPSRPTKRDDEGPLHPSWEAKKKALASAKAVVFAGQKVVFD from the coding sequence ATGCCCAAACGAAAGCGTGCTGCCGAACCCACCTTGCACTCTGTGCTCGAAAAGCACCAAGATGAGATTTTCCGAGCCCTCAAAGCCGCCAAGGGGTTCGAGAGGCAGCGTCTGAGTAAGAGGCTTCGTGAGGATGGCGCTTCTGGTGACAAGAAGGAACGGTTGGAGCGAGAAATCACTGTGCTTAAGGTATCCTTCATCCGCACTTTTCCATCGCTCCACGAAATACCTCCCACGGCTGACAACAGGCTGCAGTCCCTCGACCTTCACCAGACCGCGCGTGCCCATCTGTTCTCTTCGCTTCTCAAAATCAAGACCATCGCCGCCAGCGACAATCTCCCCGACCAGCTCCGAGCCGGCGTGTCCAAACCGCAGCTCCCCGAAGAGGAACGAGCATCGCTCCATAATGTCACCAGTGGACTCTATAACCGAGATTCCATCAAGCAAGCCGTGGAccgcgccatcgccgacgttTGCGGCGCCCTCCACCTCCCCGTGCCTGAAAGGAGCAAACGTCTCCGCAAGGACAAGCGgacggagaaggaggggCAGCCCTCGGATCGGATACAAAGCCAaaccgtcgagcaggccatACCGGAAAGCGTGGAGGAgatcgcggccgaggacgtcaCCGACTTTGAAGGCTTCGAGTCCGCCCTAGATGACGAGTCTGACGTCGATGATTTGCCTAGCAAGGGAAAATCTGCGCAGGAACCCGACTTTTCCCAGTTCGATGGTCTACTGGGAAGTTccgaggatgaggaagaaTTCGACGCGGCAACTTTGGCCCGGTTCAAGGGCAAGGAAACGGTTGACTTGGACGATATTTCGCTCTCCGGCTCCGCCTCGGACGTCGATTCCGAGATGGAGTCGGACGGAGAGCTTGGCACGGAGTCTGACGGTGAATCGGATAGAGAGTCGCGTTCCGTTTCGCCATCACTTTCACCGCCCCCGAAGAGGAGAAAGGATGACTCCAAATCATCTGCCGCCTCGAAGACCCGCCCAGCCACTGGCTCAACCTTCCTGCCATCCCTCATGGGCGGTTACATCTCCGGCTCCGAATCCGCATCCGATCTGGAGGATACGAAGCCGAAAAAGCGCCGCGGACAACGAGCCAGGCAGGCCATCTGGGAGAAAAAGTTTGGCGCCAGTGCCAAACATTTGCAGAATCAGAGCCAAAAGGGCGGCAGGGATGCCGGTTGGGATATGCGGCGGGGAGCCATGGGTGCGGATGACCATGAAAGCAACACACCGTGGAAGAAGGGTGTTCGGAACCCCCTGGCAAGGGCTGGAAGAGTCGGTCGCCCCGAGCGCCAGGACGAGGTAACcaagccgtcgaggccgacgaagagggATGACGAGGGCCCTCTCCATCCCAGCTGGGAGGCGAAGAAAAAGGCGCTCGCATCTGCGAAAGCCGTCGTCTTTGCCGGCCAGAAAGTGGTTTTTGACTAG